A genomic window from Levilactobacillus yonginensis includes:
- the pth gene encoding aminoacyl-tRNA hydrolase, whose amino-acid sequence MKMIVGLGNIGPQYDGTRHNTGFMVVDAFAKEHGIDLTTRKMDAKYGTGIVNGEKVLVVKPTTFMNESGRAVHPLMQYFKIDLDDIMVVHDDMDLPVGRIRLRNHGSAGGHNGIKSIIAHVSDQKFKRLRVGIEHPQQHSVVDYVLGKFTKDQALLFNQATDQAVAALDDWLSGTEFTQLMNQYN is encoded by the coding sequence ATGAAAATGATTGTTGGTTTAGGAAACATTGGTCCCCAGTACGATGGCACACGGCACAATACGGGCTTCATGGTAGTTGATGCGTTTGCTAAGGAACACGGTATTGACTTGACGACCCGCAAAATGGACGCGAAGTACGGCACCGGCATCGTGAACGGTGAAAAAGTCTTGGTCGTGAAACCAACAACGTTCATGAATGAATCCGGTCGGGCTGTCCACCCGTTGATGCAATACTTTAAGATTGATTTAGACGACATTATGGTTGTTCACGATGACATGGACCTACCAGTGGGTCGAATCCGGTTGCGGAATCACGGGTCAGCCGGTGGGCATAACGGCATCAAGAGCATCATTGCTCACGTTTCGGATCAAAAATTCAAACGGTTACGGGTGGGGATTGAACACCCCCAACAACATTCTGTGGTGGACTACGTTTTAGGAAAGTTCACTAAAGACCAAGCGCTGCTCTTTAACCAGGCGACAGATCAGGCTGTCGCTGCACTTGATGATTGGTTAAGCGGCACCGAATTTACTCAGTTGATGAATCAGTACAACTAG
- a CDS encoding L-lactate dehydrogenase — protein MLTNKNHQKVVLVGDGAVGSSYAYSMMNQGLAEEFVIVDVIKERTEGDALDLEDAQVFTAPKKVYSGDYSDCSDADVVVITAGAPQKPGETRLDLVNKNLKILSSIVKPVVDSGFDGIFVVAANPVDVLTYATWKFSGFPKEKVIGSGTSLDTSRLRVALAKKLNVDPRNVDAYIMGEHGDSEFAAYSAATVGSKPFLKFAEEKGITQDDLDKIEDQTRNKAYEIINRKGATFYGVATCLMRITKAILRDENAVLPIGAALNGEYGLDDIFIGTPAVINAQGLASVIEVPLSDKELAAMKSSAETLKKVTKDGLAALES, from the coding sequence ATTTTGACTAATAAGAATCATCAAAAAGTTGTTTTAGTCGGTGACGGTGCCGTTGGTTCCTCATACGCCTACTCAATGATGAACCAAGGTTTAGCCGAAGAATTCGTAATTGTGGATGTTATCAAGGAACGGACCGAAGGGGACGCATTAGACCTTGAAGATGCACAAGTCTTTACCGCACCAAAGAAAGTCTACTCAGGTGACTACTCTGACTGCAGCGACGCTGACGTTGTTGTAATCACTGCCGGTGCTCCACAAAAACCCGGTGAAACTCGTTTGGACCTGGTTAACAAGAACTTGAAGATCTTGTCTTCAATCGTTAAGCCAGTTGTCGACTCAGGTTTCGACGGCATCTTCGTGGTTGCAGCTAACCCAGTTGACGTTTTAACTTACGCTACCTGGAAGTTCTCAGGTTTCCCAAAGGAAAAGGTTATCGGTTCAGGGACTTCTCTGGATACTTCTCGTCTGCGTGTTGCGCTGGCTAAGAAGCTTAACGTTGACCCACGGAACGTGGATGCCTACATCATGGGTGAACATGGTGACTCCGAATTTGCTGCTTACAGTGCAGCCACTGTTGGTTCAAAGCCATTCTTGAAGTTTGCTGAAGAAAAAGGCATTACGCAAGATGACTTGGACAAGATCGAAGATCAAACTCGTAACAAAGCCTACGAAATCATCAACCGTAAGGGCGCAACTTTCTACGGTGTTGCTACCTGCTTGATGCGTATCACGAAGGCAATCTTGCGTGATGAAAACGCTGTCTTGCCTATCGGTGCTGCTTTGAACGGTGAATATGGTCTGGATGATATCTTCATTGGTACACCAGCCGTTATCAACGCTCAAGGTTTAGCTAGCGTGATTGAAGTGCCACTTTCAGACAAGGAATTAGCTGCTATGAAGTCTTCAGCTGAAACTTTGAAGAAAGTTACCAAGGATGGCTTAGCTGCCCTTGAATCTTAA
- a CDS encoding L,D-transpeptidase family protein, whose amino-acid sequence MKKRKALVIGLVTACVAVGAIYVGQALHYSSANVFFKDTEIAGVNVGGNTAQQAATKLKAALKNQQLTVKDGSQTVTTFKTNEVDLKVTSPSALKQLISKQNVWSWPVHLTTATADSIQLNASTENQESVRTLAKSIAAKANKTRTAAKDASFTYANGEFAVTKEQAGNQLDTNKLATSISQAIEKGETTVNVSGDYIKPAVTSTSATFKAAKSKAQTITKQNYVYKLSNHKVTIPAETLASWLTFKAGKLSTNDTAIKAYLTKLSKKYGTVNKTRTFKSTKRGTVKVPAGLYGWSIKVKKETPALSKVVLAAKGMSRTPAIQGSGYHSNGTDIGNSYVEVDKTNQHMWVYKNGKVVVSTDVVTGLPTTAHHTPAGVWVVWSKQRNATLRGQNDNGSSYASPVKYWMPVDDTGVGIHDSPWQPQYGGTWYKSHGSHGCVNTPPSKVGEVFNNVKVGTPVVIF is encoded by the coding sequence ATGAAAAAACGAAAAGCCCTCGTGATTGGCCTGGTTACCGCCTGTGTGGCGGTCGGCGCAATCTACGTTGGACAAGCATTACATTACTCTTCAGCAAACGTCTTTTTTAAGGATACCGAGATCGCCGGCGTCAACGTTGGCGGTAACACGGCCCAACAGGCGGCAACGAAGCTTAAAGCTGCTCTGAAGAATCAACAACTGACGGTAAAGGACGGTAGTCAAACCGTCACCACTTTCAAAACCAACGAAGTTGACTTAAAAGTGACTTCCCCATCAGCGTTGAAGCAATTGATCTCCAAGCAAAATGTTTGGAGTTGGCCCGTTCATTTGACGACCGCTACGGCAGACAGCATTCAGCTGAATGCCAGTACGGAAAATCAAGAAAGCGTTCGAACCCTAGCAAAGTCTATTGCTGCCAAGGCAAACAAGACACGGACCGCTGCCAAGGATGCTTCCTTCACTTACGCAAATGGTGAATTTGCAGTGACTAAGGAACAGGCCGGGAATCAACTCGACACCAATAAATTGGCCACTTCGATTTCGCAGGCCATTGAGAAGGGCGAGACGACCGTCAACGTTTCCGGTGACTACATTAAGCCAGCCGTGACGTCGACTTCCGCGACCTTTAAGGCAGCAAAGTCTAAGGCTCAGACCATTACCAAACAGAATTACGTCTATAAGCTAAGTAATCATAAGGTTACGATTCCTGCTGAAACGTTGGCTAGTTGGTTAACGTTCAAGGCTGGGAAATTATCGACCAATGATACTGCTATCAAAGCTTACCTGACTAAGTTAAGTAAGAAATACGGCACTGTCAACAAGACGCGGACCTTTAAATCTACCAAACGTGGTACAGTCAAGGTTCCTGCAGGTTTATACGGGTGGAGTATTAAAGTTAAGAAGGAAACACCTGCCTTAAGTAAGGTTGTTTTAGCTGCTAAGGGCATGTCCCGGACCCCTGCTATTCAAGGAAGCGGCTATCACAGCAACGGTACCGACATTGGTAACTCCTACGTTGAAGTTGATAAGACCAACCAACACATGTGGGTCTACAAAAACGGAAAAGTCGTCGTTTCGACCGATGTTGTTACTGGTTTACCAACGACCGCACATCACACGCCAGCTGGGGTGTGGGTCGTTTGGAGCAAGCAACGTAACGCCACGTTACGTGGGCAAAACGATAACGGCTCAAGCTACGCCTCACCAGTTAAATACTGGATGCCAGTCGATGACACCGGTGTCGGGATTCACGATTCTCCTTGGCAACCACAGTATGGTGGCACCTGGTACAAATCTCATGGATCACACGGTTGTGTCAACACGCCACCTTCGAAGGTTGGCGAAGTCTTTAACAACGTTAAAGTGGGCACTCCCGTTGTCATCTTCTAA
- the cbpA gene encoding cyclic di-AMP binding protein CbpA, with protein MLLKSLVKPKERLVTVREDVTLEQALKVLEDSGYRCVPILDETGQIFRGNIYKMHIYRHKSRGGDMQLPVTSLLKNATKFISVNAAFFNVFFSIKDLPYIAVLDDKNAFYGILTHTRLMDMLSQSWNVNIGSYVLTVVSAGERGDLAGMAKVITKYTSIASVISLDAQEGELVHRTMFTLPAEVDEEKLDRIVKALERKEFHVPEIEDLRHEN; from the coding sequence ATGCTGCTTAAATCCCTAGTGAAACCGAAAGAACGCTTGGTTACGGTTCGCGAGGACGTCACCCTGGAACAAGCCTTAAAGGTCTTGGAAGACTCGGGCTATCGGTGTGTTCCCATCCTGGATGAAACCGGGCAGATTTTTCGGGGTAACATCTATAAAATGCACATCTATCGCCATAAGTCCCGAGGCGGCGATATGCAGCTCCCGGTGACATCGTTACTGAAGAATGCCACCAAGTTTATTTCCGTTAACGCGGCTTTCTTCAACGTTTTCTTCTCAATCAAGGACTTGCCCTACATTGCCGTTTTAGACGACAAAAATGCCTTCTATGGAATTTTGACACATACCCGGTTGATGGACATGCTGTCTCAATCCTGGAACGTTAACATTGGGAGTTACGTTTTAACCGTAGTTTCCGCCGGTGAACGAGGCGACCTCGCTGGAATGGCGAAGGTCATTACCAAGTACACGTCGATTGCTAGTGTCATCAGTTTGGACGCACAGGAAGGCGAACTGGTTCATCGGACCATGTTCACTCTCCCAGCCGAAGTGGATGAAGAGAAGCTTGATCGAATTGTTAAAGCATTGGAACGTAAAGAATTTCATGTCCCAGAAATTGAAGATTTACGTCACGAGAATTAA
- a CDS encoding type II toxin-antitoxin system PemK/MazF family toxin, whose product MARVEVKRGDVFFADLSPVVGSEQGGMRPVLIIQNNVGNHYSPTVIVAAITARIEKPKMPTHVGISADRTGIERDSVILLEQIRTIDKQRLRDQVTHLDEKTMAAVDAALATSIGLVDKARKRKGKK is encoded by the coding sequence ATGGCCCGTGTTGAAGTTAAACGCGGTGACGTTTTCTTCGCCGACCTATCACCAGTCGTTGGTTCGGAACAGGGGGGCATGCGCCCCGTTTTGATCATCCAGAACAACGTGGGAAATCACTATAGTCCAACCGTTATCGTGGCGGCAATCACCGCTCGAATCGAGAAGCCTAAAATGCCGACGCATGTCGGCATTTCCGCTGACCGGACCGGAATCGAGCGGGATTCCGTCATTTTGCTTGAGCAAATTCGGACAATCGATAAGCAACGGTTGCGGGACCAGGTGACTCATTTGGACGAAAAAACCATGGCAGCGGTCGATGCTGCATTGGCAACCAGCATTGGCTTGGTGGACAAGGCGCGTAAAAGAAAGGGTAAAAAGTAA
- the alr gene encoding alanine racemase: MVVVGGHRPTQLVIDRQALRANIHTEVDRLATGCDLFMVVKANGYGHGAVQVAQAAKEAGATGFCVAILDEALELRAAGFDEPILVLGVTEPADAPVMVEQNISVAVADLEWLELAMRSLSLFETVQPLSVHLALDTGMGRIGFQTKVEVEGVVDFLRQHPAQFNFEGIFTHFSTADDPNDDYFQKQVAKWHDLTDWLPQKPRYVHVSNSATSLWHDACNGNMVRFGAAGYGLNPSGTAIAEPYPLQPAMSLTSELMQARLVPAGSSVSYGATYTLPEDEWIGTVSIGYADGYPRRMQGFDVLVDGQRCEIVGRVCMDQLMVRLPHRYPRRTKVTLIGQDGHERITLQDIADYCDTIHYEIACGFTTRVPRVYRH, translated from the coding sequence ATGGTAGTAGTAGGGGGGCACCGGCCAACACAGCTGGTAATTGATCGTCAGGCCTTGCGGGCCAATATTCACACGGAAGTTGATCGTTTAGCCACGGGTTGTGACTTATTCATGGTCGTGAAAGCCAACGGCTACGGTCATGGGGCCGTACAGGTCGCTCAGGCGGCAAAGGAAGCCGGTGCCACGGGATTTTGCGTGGCAATATTGGATGAAGCTTTAGAACTCAGGGCAGCCGGATTTGATGAACCTATTCTGGTTTTGGGGGTCACGGAGCCAGCTGACGCACCGGTCATGGTCGAACAGAATATCTCCGTTGCCGTAGCTGATTTGGAATGGCTTGAATTGGCGATGCGGTCACTGTCGTTATTTGAAACGGTGCAACCATTGTCTGTTCATCTAGCGTTAGACACGGGAATGGGTCGAATTGGTTTTCAGACCAAGGTCGAGGTCGAAGGAGTCGTTGATTTTCTCCGACAACATCCGGCACAGTTCAATTTCGAAGGGATTTTTACCCACTTCTCCACGGCGGATGATCCCAATGACGATTATTTTCAGAAGCAAGTGGCTAAATGGCACGATTTAACGGACTGGTTACCGCAAAAGCCACGGTATGTGCACGTCTCCAACTCGGCAACGAGCCTGTGGCATGACGCTTGCAATGGCAACATGGTGCGCTTCGGAGCGGCAGGCTACGGGTTGAATCCGTCGGGAACGGCTATTGCTGAACCGTATCCGCTGCAACCGGCGATGAGCCTGACCAGTGAATTAATGCAAGCCCGGTTGGTGCCAGCGGGCTCATCAGTCAGTTATGGGGCAACTTACACTTTACCGGAGGATGAATGGATCGGAACGGTGTCCATTGGGTATGCCGATGGCTACCCACGACGGATGCAAGGGTTTGACGTCCTAGTTGACGGTCAGCGCTGTGAAATTGTTGGTCGTGTTTGCATGGATCAATTGATGGTGCGGCTGCCACACCGGTATCCTCGGCGAACTAAGGTCACGTTGATCGGCCAAGATGGTCACGAACGGATTACACTGCAAGACATCGCGGACTACTGTGACACGATTCATTATGAAATTGCCTGTGGTTTCACCACACGGGTACCGCGGGTCTATCGTCATTAA
- the acpS gene encoding holo-ACP synthase: MIYGIGIDITDLARVNAVVAKHPRFLDKVLTPNELTDYGQLSGQRAVEFIAGRWSAKESYSKALGTGIGRTVGFQDIEIRDDQTGRPSVIRHPFGGNAFVSISHTATMVMTEVILERG; this comes from the coding sequence GTGATCTACGGAATTGGCATCGATATCACTGATTTGGCTCGGGTCAACGCGGTTGTGGCTAAGCATCCGCGATTCCTAGATAAGGTTCTGACTCCCAATGAGTTGACCGACTATGGTCAGCTAAGTGGGCAACGAGCCGTTGAATTCATCGCCGGACGGTGGTCGGCCAAAGAGTCATACAGCAAAGCTTTGGGGACTGGTATTGGCAGGACCGTAGGATTTCAAGATATCGAGATTCGTGACGACCAGACCGGCCGTCCAAGCGTAATCCGTCATCCCTTCGGGGGCAACGCCTTTGTGTCAATCTCACATACGGCGACGATGGTCATGACGGAGGTAATTTTAGAAAGAGGGTAA
- a CDS encoding DEAD/DEAH box helicase translates to MKFNELGLSEDLLKAVTTAGYEEATPIQAETIPMVLAGQDVIGQAQTGTGKTAAFALPILEKIDKSNENVQALVVSPTRELAIQTQEEIYKLGRNERANVQVVYGGADIRRQIKSLKNHPQVVVGTPGRLLDHIRRHTLKLDHVQMLVLDEADEMLNMGFLDDIEDIIKQLPEERQTMLFSATMPPEIKRVGVQFMQDPKHVKIKAKELTTDLIDQFYVRSRDFEKFDVMTRFFDVQSPDLTIVFTRTKRRVDEISSGLQARGYNAAGIHGDLTQKRRTQIMNEFRHGQLDILVATDVAARGIDINDVTHVYNYDIPQDPDSYVHRVGRTGRAGKHGVSMTFVTPNEMDYLREIEKLTKVRMLPLKPPSDEEALVSQLGAAKKAVDELVSKTDTEKFAKTAESLLNEYDAEDLVAALLNDLTKDNSNQVPVKITPERPLPKRGGKRHGGGGYHHGGGNHRRNGNGGGGYRGHRSNDSRGGGHGGSRGGHDSSRSHDSRNHGGDNRNRRSNGGNSGRRNEGGSRGFTIRKKD, encoded by the coding sequence TTGAAGTTTAACGAACTAGGTCTTTCTGAAGACCTACTGAAAGCAGTTACCACAGCAGGTTATGAAGAAGCGACCCCAATTCAAGCCGAGACAATCCCAATGGTCTTAGCTGGTCAAGATGTTATCGGCCAAGCTCAGACTGGTACTGGGAAGACTGCGGCCTTCGCTTTACCAATCTTGGAAAAGATTGATAAAAGCAACGAAAACGTGCAAGCGTTGGTTGTTTCCCCAACACGGGAACTGGCTATCCAAACCCAAGAAGAAATTTATAAATTAGGCCGTAACGAACGGGCAAATGTCCAAGTCGTTTACGGTGGGGCAGATATTCGTCGTCAAATCAAATCCTTAAAGAACCACCCGCAAGTGGTTGTTGGGACCCCGGGTCGGTTATTGGATCATATTCGCCGACACACGCTGAAGCTGGACCATGTTCAAATGTTGGTCTTAGATGAAGCTGATGAAATGTTAAACATGGGATTCTTGGATGATATTGAAGACATCATCAAGCAATTGCCAGAAGAACGTCAAACGATGCTCTTCTCAGCAACGATGCCACCCGAAATTAAGCGGGTTGGTGTTCAGTTCATGCAAGACCCTAAGCACGTGAAGATTAAGGCTAAGGAATTAACGACCGACTTGATCGATCAATTCTACGTTCGTTCACGTGACTTTGAAAAGTTTGATGTGATGACGCGGTTCTTTGACGTTCAATCACCAGATTTGACCATCGTCTTCACACGGACGAAGCGTCGGGTTGATGAAATCTCTAGTGGGCTGCAAGCTCGTGGCTATAACGCTGCAGGGATTCATGGGGACTTGACGCAGAAGCGTCGGACACAAATCATGAACGAATTCCGTCATGGTCAATTAGACATCTTAGTTGCAACCGACGTGGCTGCTCGTGGGATTGATATCAATGACGTGACGCACGTTTATAACTACGATATTCCACAAGATCCAGATAGTTACGTTCACCGTGTTGGCCGTACTGGTCGTGCCGGGAAGCATGGGGTTTCCATGACTTTCGTAACGCCAAATGAAATGGACTACTTGCGTGAAATCGAAAAGTTGACGAAGGTGCGGATGCTTCCTTTGAAGCCACCTTCGGATGAAGAAGCCTTGGTTAGCCAATTGGGCGCTGCTAAAAAAGCAGTTGACGAATTGGTCAGCAAGACGGATACCGAAAAGTTCGCTAAGACGGCCGAGAGCCTCTTGAACGAATACGATGCTGAAGACTTGGTTGCGGCGCTCTTAAACGACCTAACCAAGGATAACAGCAACCAAGTACCCGTTAAGATCACGCCAGAACGGCCATTGCCTAAGCGTGGGGGCAAACGTCATGGCGGTGGTGGCTACCATCACGGTGGCGGTAACCATCGTCGCAATGGCAATGGTGGCGGCGGTTACCGTGGCCATCGGAGCAATGACTCACGTGGCGGCGGTCACGGTGGATCACGTGGCGGTCATGATTCTTCTCGGAGTCATGATTCACGTAATCATGGTGGCGACAACCGGAACCGTCGGAGTAACGGCGGTAACAGTGGTCGGCGTAACGAAGGTGGCAGCCGCGGCTTCACCATTCGTAAGAAAGACTAG
- the murF gene encoding UDP-N-acetylmuramoyl-tripeptide--D-alanyl-D-alanine ligase encodes MKMQLAEIAHAVGAINDFEQWRSVSVTSVAFDSRHLQPGGLFIPLTGEQDGHQFIQSAIDHGAVATLWARDMASAPADFPVLQVADSLKALQDLAQYYLSKINPRVVAITGSNGKTTTKDMIAAVLATQFNVTKTHANFNNEIGVPMTVLSMEPNTEMLVVEMGMDRPGQLDFLSHLVMPDLAVITMIGEAHIEFFGTRDKIADAKMEITHSLSDDGIFVYDGDEPLLRERSTVLVQRQVTFGQEGTDDLFATDVQATSTSTSFVTNQWPKVTFTIPMIGAYNVNNALAALSVASVYRIRPESAQKALATVNLTENRAEWLESSTGTAILSDVYNSNPTAVKEVLAAFSQTPVAGKRYVVLGDMLELGDQASAMHAGLATSIDPAAIAGVYLVGPLMESLAKALADRYPSLPVAHYAADELTTLTTDLQAKLTPADQILLKASHGIHLEQVLAALRDSTEN; translated from the coding sequence ATGAAGATGCAGCTTGCTGAAATTGCTCATGCAGTTGGAGCAATCAATGATTTCGAACAATGGCGTAGTGTCAGTGTGACCAGCGTGGCTTTTGACAGTCGACACCTCCAGCCAGGGGGCCTCTTTATCCCATTGACTGGTGAACAGGACGGCCATCAATTTATTCAATCAGCCATTGACCACGGGGCAGTTGCCACGTTATGGGCCCGCGACATGGCTAGTGCTCCCGCTGATTTTCCCGTTCTCCAAGTGGCGGATTCTCTGAAGGCTTTACAGGACCTGGCTCAGTATTATTTATCTAAGATCAATCCGCGAGTGGTTGCCATTACTGGTAGTAACGGTAAGACTACCACGAAAGACATGATTGCTGCAGTGCTGGCCACGCAGTTCAATGTGACCAAGACCCATGCTAACTTCAATAATGAGATTGGTGTCCCCATGACAGTTCTGTCCATGGAACCCAATACCGAAATGTTAGTGGTTGAGATGGGCATGGACCGGCCGGGTCAGCTTGACTTTCTGAGTCACTTAGTCATGCCAGATTTGGCAGTGATTACCATGATTGGTGAAGCCCACATCGAATTCTTTGGGACGCGGGACAAGATTGCGGATGCTAAGATGGAGATTACCCACAGTCTTAGTGACGATGGGATTTTCGTCTATGATGGGGATGAACCATTACTGCGTGAACGTTCAACGGTTTTGGTTCAACGGCAAGTAACTTTTGGTCAAGAGGGAACCGACGATCTTTTTGCTACCGACGTTCAAGCGACGTCCACGTCAACGAGCTTTGTGACCAATCAGTGGCCCAAAGTGACCTTTACGATTCCCATGATTGGTGCCTACAATGTGAACAACGCCCTTGCAGCGCTTTCAGTGGCTTCCGTTTACCGGATTCGTCCCGAGAGTGCGCAGAAGGCGTTAGCCACGGTCAACCTGACTGAGAACCGAGCTGAATGGCTGGAGAGTAGTACTGGAACAGCTATCCTGAGTGATGTTTACAACTCCAATCCAACGGCTGTCAAAGAAGTCTTAGCTGCCTTCTCACAGACGCCAGTTGCCGGTAAGCGCTACGTGGTGTTAGGAGATATGTTGGAGTTGGGCGATCAGGCTAGTGCAATGCACGCTGGCCTTGCTACGTCAATTGACCCAGCGGCCATTGCTGGCGTCTACTTGGTTGGTCCGCTGATGGAGTCACTGGCTAAAGCATTGGCAGATCGTTATCCAAGCTTGCCAGTAGCCCATTATGCTGCGGATGAGCTGACAACGCTTACAACTGATTTACAGGCGAAATTAACCCCTGCTGATCAGATTTTATTAAAGGCATCCCATGGTATTCATTTGGAGCAAGTGTTGGCCGCACTGCGGGATTCCACTGAAAACTAA
- the htpX gene encoding zinc metalloprotease HtpX, whose amino-acid sequence MLYDQIAMNKRRTGYVMFGFGVLVLAIGAALGDLFWANWELGILLAAVVTGVYMLIMISQSTNVIMSMNHAKEITDENQAPELWHLVEDMAMVGQVPMPRVFIIDDASPNAFATGNNPEHAAVAVTTGILERLNREEMEGVIGHEISHVRNYDIRLQTIALALSAAIGLLVNFASNWLWWGGARRRDDRDSGGNAIGLVISIVLIILAPLAASIAQMALSRNREYLADASSVELTRNPQGLISALQKIDDSAPMKAADANSAALYISDPFKGKKNFADLFATHPPMADRIERLEKM is encoded by the coding sequence ATGCTGTATGATCAAATTGCCATGAATAAGCGCCGGACCGGCTATGTGATGTTTGGATTTGGCGTATTAGTGCTCGCCATTGGTGCGGCATTAGGCGACCTATTTTGGGCGAACTGGGAGTTGGGAATTTTGTTGGCAGCTGTGGTTACTGGGGTTTACATGCTAATTATGATTAGTCAGTCGACTAACGTGATTATGAGTATGAACCACGCCAAGGAAATTACTGATGAAAATCAGGCGCCGGAGCTGTGGCACTTGGTAGAAGACATGGCGATGGTAGGTCAAGTACCCATGCCGCGAGTGTTCATTATTGATGACGCCAGTCCTAACGCTTTTGCGACGGGAAATAACCCCGAACACGCAGCGGTTGCGGTGACGACTGGTATTCTAGAACGGTTGAATCGTGAAGAGATGGAAGGGGTTATTGGCCACGAAATTTCTCACGTCCGTAACTATGATATCCGCCTACAAACGATTGCTTTAGCGTTATCGGCAGCTATTGGTCTGCTGGTTAATTTTGCCAGCAACTGGCTCTGGTGGGGTGGTGCGCGGCGGCGAGATGATCGTGATTCTGGTGGCAATGCCATCGGCTTGGTCATCTCAATTGTGCTGATCATCTTGGCACCGCTTGCTGCTAGCATTGCTCAGATGGCCTTGTCCCGGAACCGAGAATACCTAGCTGATGCCTCTAGCGTTGAACTGACTCGGAACCCGCAAGGTCTAATCAGTGCGTTACAGAAAATCGACGATAGTGCACCTATGAAGGCGGCTGATGCCAATAGTGCGGCGCTTTACATCAGTGATCCTTTTAAAGGAAAGAAAAATTTTGCTGATTTATTTGCCACGCATCCACCAATGGCCGATCGGATTGAACGACTCGAAAAAATGTAA